Proteins encoded by one window of Acuticoccus sp. MNP-M23:
- a CDS encoding methyl-accepting chemotaxis protein, with protein sequence MLSKLTIGQKFALLIAISTMCTGGLVMTLLPAVFDFAVSLKVEQVRTITEAARNAGVMLKEKADAGEITEDEARERFYDLLNAMWYDNRTEYVFATDYEGRLVVNPASPNIVGTNRTDVEDINGYAYIKEMLRLATEEGGGRVDYMRVKAGGDTPVQKVSYVTAVEPFGLFVGTGLYLDRLQADFAGFRNMAIAMTLGGLVIVMIFGWIIAMHIKIPAQNLAQMLEQLADGAKVEDSTYGNRRDAIGKIARAFSKLREAMAERAALQEAQIAEKAKRDAALRTAMLDMADALENNVGREITAMRGEATGMADRSQALSALAERMRATADDTFAACELTDSSVQSVAAATEELSASSAEIGRQVAETARISKDTVDAAAAASRSMKALAEASDSITAVVKLITDIAGQTNLLALNATIEAARAGEAGRGFSIVAQEVKHLADQTADATGRIGQQVQSILSGTTASVTSIEGIYARVEAVSEHASAMATQVDEQNSAITEIARTLQTVSQSTNHVSQTMTKMRQEAESTGDAVEEMQLASTTLTSRSGTVNTAVHDFLEELRSSDNDNTRQKAAR encoded by the coding sequence ATGCTGAGCAAGCTCACCATCGGCCAGAAATTCGCGCTGCTGATCGCGATCAGCACGATGTGCACCGGAGGGCTTGTGATGACGCTCCTCCCCGCGGTGTTCGATTTCGCGGTTTCCCTCAAGGTCGAGCAGGTGCGCACCATCACCGAGGCCGCCAGGAACGCCGGCGTCATGCTGAAGGAAAAGGCCGACGCCGGCGAGATCACTGAGGACGAGGCGCGCGAGCGGTTCTACGACCTCTTGAATGCCATGTGGTACGACAACCGCACGGAATACGTCTTCGCGACGGACTACGAAGGGAGGCTCGTCGTCAACCCGGCCAGCCCCAACATTGTCGGCACCAACCGGACCGATGTCGAGGACATCAACGGTTACGCCTACATCAAGGAGATGCTCCGCCTTGCCACGGAGGAGGGCGGCGGCCGGGTCGACTACATGCGTGTGAAGGCCGGCGGCGACACGCCGGTCCAGAAGGTTTCATATGTGACAGCGGTCGAGCCGTTCGGCCTTTTTGTCGGCACCGGCCTCTACCTTGACCGGTTGCAGGCCGATTTTGCAGGCTTCCGCAACATGGCGATCGCGATGACGCTGGGTGGTCTCGTCATTGTCATGATCTTCGGCTGGATCATCGCGATGCACATCAAGATTCCGGCGCAGAACCTTGCCCAAATGCTCGAGCAGCTGGCCGACGGCGCCAAGGTGGAAGACAGCACCTACGGCAACCGCCGCGACGCGATCGGCAAGATTGCACGGGCCTTTTCCAAGTTGCGCGAGGCGATGGCCGAACGGGCTGCGCTGCAGGAGGCGCAAATCGCCGAAAAGGCAAAGCGGGATGCAGCGCTGCGCACGGCAATGCTGGACATGGCCGATGCGCTGGAAAACAACGTGGGCCGCGAGATCACCGCCATGCGCGGTGAGGCGACCGGCATGGCGGACCGCTCCCAGGCGCTGTCCGCTCTGGCCGAACGGATGCGCGCCACCGCCGACGACACGTTTGCCGCCTGTGAATTGACCGATTCCAGCGTCCAGAGCGTCGCGGCTGCCACGGAGGAGCTGTCCGCCAGTTCGGCGGAGATTGGCCGGCAGGTCGCGGAGACGGCGCGGATCTCCAAGGATACGGTCGACGCAGCGGCAGCGGCCTCGCGCTCGATGAAGGCGCTGGCCGAGGCCAGCGACAGCATCACCGCCGTGGTCAAGCTGATCACCGACATTGCGGGGCAGACCAACCTTCTGGCGCTGAACGCAACCATTGAGGCGGCCCGTGCCGGCGAGGCTGGTCGCGGCTTCTCCATCGTGGCGCAGGAGGTGAAGCATCTTGCAGATCAGACGGCAGATGCCACGGGGCGCATCGGCCAGCAGGTGCAGTCCATCCTTAGCGGCACCACCGCCAGTGTGACCTCCATCGAGGGGATTTATGCGCGGGTGGAAGCCGTTTCCGAGCACGCCAGCGCCATGGCGACGCAGGTTGACGAGCAGAACAGCGCCATCACCGAAATTGCCCGCACGTTGCAGACGGTCTCCCAGTCGACCAACCATGTCAGCCAGACGATGACGAAGATGCGTCAGGAAGCCGAAAGCACCGGCGACGCGGTGGAAGAGATGCAGCTTGCATCGACCACGCTCACCAGCCGCAGCGGCACGGTAAACACCGCCGTACACGACTTTCTGGAAGAGCTCCGGTCTAGCGATAACGACAACACCAGACAGAAGGCTGCTCGCTGA
- the sdhD gene encoding succinate dehydrogenase, hydrophobic membrane anchor protein, with the protein MRSPIQNHKPGEMHGMHRTSLKTIRHLGSAHEGTTHFIRQRVTGIANAILILVLTGVAIALAGRPYPEAIALVGNPFVAVPLALAIISVCIHLRLGIQVVVEDYVHAEGAKMLLLIGNTFLAALLGATGLWAIARIALTQIVASS; encoded by the coding sequence ATGCGTTCGCCCATCCAGAACCACAAGCCCGGCGAGATGCACGGCATGCACCGCACCTCGCTGAAGACCATCCGCCATCTCGGCTCCGCCCATGAGGGCACCACGCACTTCATCCGCCAGCGCGTCACCGGCATTGCCAATGCCATTTTGATTCTGGTGCTGACCGGTGTGGCCATCGCACTCGCCGGCCGCCCCTACCCCGAGGCCATCGCGCTGGTGGGCAACCCGTTCGTGGCGGTTCCCCTGGCGCTTGCCATCATCTCGGTCTGCATCCACCTTCGCCTCGGCATTCAGGTTGTGGTGGAAGACTATGTGCACGCCGAAGGCGCGAAGATGCTGCTTCTCATCGGCAACACCTTCCTTGCCGCGCTTCTCGGCGCCACCGGCCTGTGGGCCATCGCGCGCATTGCGCTGACCCAGATCGTCGCGAGCAGCTGA
- the sdhC gene encoding succinate dehydrogenase, cytochrome b556 subunit: MANVDGAQRRARPLSPHLSIYRPIVTMVMSIMHRMTGIMNIGGLVLVIAYLTSIAMGPEAFNTMSGLYGSWFGRIVLVAFTWSMIHHMLGGLRHFIWDTGHGFGEVRYTLSQMTLVGSILLTIIMWTLIVLVEVF; encoded by the coding sequence ATGGCCAACGTGGACGGGGCTCAGCGGCGGGCGCGCCCGCTCTCCCCGCACCTTTCGATCTATCGCCCCATCGTCACCATGGTCATGTCGATCATGCACCGGATGACGGGAATCATGAACATCGGCGGGCTGGTGCTCGTCATCGCCTACCTCACATCCATCGCGATGGGTCCAGAGGCGTTCAACACCATGAGCGGCCTCTACGGGTCCTGGTTCGGGCGGATCGTGCTGGTGGCGTTCACCTGGTCGATGATCCATCACATGCTGGGCGGCCTGCGCCACTTCATCTGGGACACCGGGCACGGCTTCGGCGAAGTGCGCTACACGCTGTCGCAGATGACTCTCGTCGGCTCCATCTTGCTGACCATCATCATGTGGACCCTCATCGTCCTCGTCGAGGTGTTCTAG
- a CDS encoding L,D-transpeptidase — MIDRRSFLVSAGAAALAGCTTADPTVVVQRQVAMRPRAAAPVFVPPDVRAMYGPRPNEEFPLPAADIAQVPPQFWRREVSNPTGEAPGTIVVDTATFYLYFTQPGGTAMRYGVGLGRQGFTWNGDARIPFKRKWPTWTPPAEMIARDPSLEEFRDGMAPGLDNPLGARALYLFQGKADTLYRLHGTMEAKSIGHAVSSGCVRLLNQDVIDLYERVPNGTRVIVRPPSAPRLA; from the coding sequence ATGATCGACCGTCGTTCCTTCCTCGTTTCCGCCGGCGCGGCGGCGCTGGCGGGCTGTACCACCGCCGATCCGACTGTGGTCGTCCAGCGCCAGGTGGCCATGCGCCCCCGCGCCGCCGCTCCGGTTTTCGTTCCGCCCGACGTGCGCGCCATGTACGGCCCGCGCCCGAACGAGGAATTCCCGTTGCCCGCCGCCGACATCGCGCAGGTGCCGCCGCAATTCTGGCGCCGCGAGGTCAGCAATCCCACCGGCGAGGCGCCCGGCACCATCGTTGTCGATACCGCAACATTCTACCTCTATTTCACCCAGCCCGGCGGGACCGCCATGCGCTACGGCGTCGGCCTCGGCCGGCAGGGTTTCACCTGGAACGGCGATGCCCGCATTCCGTTCAAGCGCAAATGGCCGACCTGGACGCCGCCGGCCGAAATGATCGCGCGCGACCCGTCGCTGGAAGAATTTCGAGACGGGATGGCCCCCGGCCTCGATAATCCGCTTGGCGCCCGCGCGCTCTACCTTTTCCAGGGCAAGGCGGACACGCTCTATCGCCTGCACGGCACCATGGAGGCGAAATCCATCGGCCATGCCGTGTCGTCCGGCTGCGTCCGCCTCCTCAATCAGGACGTCATCGACCTTTACGAACGTGTTCCCAATGGCACCCGCGTGATCGTGCGCCCGCCCAGCGCCCCGAGGCTTGCGTAG